The following proteins are co-located in the Perca fluviatilis chromosome 22, GENO_Pfluv_1.0, whole genome shotgun sequence genome:
- the slc51a gene encoding organic solute transporter subunit alpha codes for MDSGSNRTIDPSCTEKPPLAIDIILKLDIFGIVLYSVLTFMATVSMLLFIEECIYIYKKVPANKKSVIIWVNGAAPVIGTMSCLGMWIPRATMFTDMTSACYFAIVVFKFLILMLEEVGGDEIFLKRAGRHKLKISTGPCCCCCPCLPYVAITRRSLFLLKLGSFQFALLKIVFTILSIVLWTNETFDLADLSIKGAAIWINPFVGILTIIALWPVAIMFMHLRIALRTIKIIPKYAMYQLVLILSQLQTAIINILALNGTIACTPPFSSAARGYMMSQQLLILEMFIITLVTRLLYRRQYEPLPEEERDINEKTRMVTMPGSA; via the exons ATGGATAGCGGATCCAACCGAACTATTGACCCAAGCTGCACGGAGAAACCCCCTCTCGCCATCGACATAATCCTCA AGTTGGACATCTTTGGCATCGTCCTGTACTCGGTGCTGACCTTCATGGCCACAGTGTCCATGCTGCTCTTCATAGAAGAGTGTATCTACATCTATAAGAAAGTGCCCGCCAATAAGAAGAGTGTAATCATTTGGGTGAATGGGGCGGCACCG GTAATTGGCACCATGTCGTGTCTGGGTATGTGGATCCCCAGAGCCACCATGTTTACTGATATGACCTCTGCCTG CTACTTTGCCATTGTGGTGTTCAAGTTCCTGATCTTGATGCTCGAGGAGGTGGGTGGAGACGAGATTTTCCTGAAGCGAGCAGGGAGACATAAACTTAAGATCAGCACGGggccgtgctgctgctgctgcccctgCCTGCCATATGTGGCCATCACACG GCGCTCTCTCTTCCTGCTCAAGCTTGGCTCCTTCCAGTTTGCCCTCCTGAAGATTGTCTTCACCATCCTTTCCATTGTCCTCTGGACCAACGAGACATTTGACCTCGCCGAT ttgaGCATTAAAGGAGCTGCTATTTGGATCAACCCATTTGTGGGCATCTTGACAATCATAGCTCTGTGGCCTGTAGCGATCATGTTCATGCACCTGAGGATTGCCCTGCGGACAATCAAGATCATCCCCAAGTATGCCATGTACCAG ctggtgcTGATCTTGAGCCAGCTGCAAACAGCTATCATCAACATCTTGGCTTTGAATGGAACCATCGCCTGCACTCCACCCTTCTCCTCTGCAGCCAGAGGATACA TGATGAGTCAGCAGCTTTTGATCCTGGAGATGTTTATCATCACGCTGGTAACACGTCTGCTGTACCGCCGACAGTATGAACCTTTACCCGAAGAGGAACGTGACATAAACGAAAAAACCAGGATGGTTACAATGCCTGGGTCTGcatga
- the LOC120552230 gene encoding palmitoyltransferase ZDHHC20-B-like isoform X2, which translates to MAPTHVLRCCQRGLAWIPVIFIALVVCWSYYAYVVELCIFTIPSIGEQIVYLIFFHLFFVMFVWSYWKTIFSQPANPSKEFCLPKAEKERYEKEERPESQQEILWRAATSLPLYTRTGAGAIRYCDRCQVIKPDRCHHCSACDMCVLKMDHHCPWVNNCVGFSNYKFFILFLAYSLVYCLFIAATVLQYFIKFWTNELPDTHAKFHVLFLFFVAAMFCISILSLFSYHLWLVGKNRSTIEAFRAPVFRTGSDKNGFSLGFRKNIAQVFGDQKKYWLLPVFTSQGDGLTFPTRLVNADVEQAAVTLQPEPNKRAAEVPVSPVSPVSESQNRLLSNDQHANNIGDHQADSTLKSADSETITISMESES; encoded by the exons ATGGCGCCCACACACGTACTGAGATGCTGTCAACGGGGTTTAGCATGGATACCTGTGATTTTTATCGCCCTGGTCGTCTGCTGGTCGTATTATGCTTATGTGGTGGAGCTTTGTATAT TCACCATCCCCAGTATAGGAGAGCAAA TTGTCTACCTGATCTTCTTCCACCTCTTTTTCGTCATGTTTGTATGGTCTTACTGGAAGACCATCTTCTCTCAGCCTGCCAACCCTTCCAAAGAG TTCTGCCTGCCCAAGGCTGAGAAGGAGCGTTATGAGAAGGAAGAGAGGCCAGAGTCCCAGCAAGAGATTCTATGGAGAGCTGCCACCAGTCTGCCTCTGTATACCCGCACGGGAGCCGGAG CGATCCGTTACTGTGACCGCTGTCAAGTTATCAAGCCAGACCGGTGTCATCATTGCTCCGCGTGTGACAT GTGTGTGCTGAAGATGGACCACCATTGTCCCTG GGTGAACAACTGTGTCGGATTCTCCAACTACAAGTTTTTCATCCTCTTCCTGGCTTACTCGCTGGTGTACTGTTTGTTCATTGCAGCCACCGTACTGCAATATTTCATAAAGTTCTGGACA AATGAGCTGCCAGACACTCACGCCAAATTCcatgttttgtttctgttttttgtggCGGCCATGTTCTGCATCAGTATTCTGTCCCTCTTCAGCTACCACCTGTGGCTTGTAGGGAAGAACAGGTCCACTATAG AGGCGTTCAGAGCACCGGTCTTTAGGACAGGCTCTGATAAGAACGGCTTCTCTCTGGGTTTCCGGAAGAATATCGCTCAGGTTTTTGGAGACCAGAAGAAGTACTGGCTGCTGCCCGTCTTCACCAG TCAGGGAGATGGTCTGACGTTCCCGACGCGGCTGGTCAACGCTGATGTAGAGCAGGCCGCGGTGACCCTGCAGCCGGAGCCCAATAAAAG AGCTGCTGAAGTCCCTGTGAGCCCTGTGAGCCCCGTCAGCGAGTCACAGAACCGCCTCCTGAGCAACGACCAGCATGCCAACAACATTGGAGACCATCAGGCTGATAGCACCCTCAAATCAG CTGATAGTGAAACCATTACAATCTCCATGGAGAGCGAGTCCTAA
- the LOC120552230 gene encoding palmitoyltransferase ZDHHC20-B-like isoform X1: MAPTHVLRCCQRGLAWIPVIFIALVVCWSYYAYVVELCIFTIPSIGEQIVYLIFFHLFFVMFVWSYWKTIFSQPANPSKEFCLPKAEKERYEKEERPESQQEILWRAATSLPLYTRTGAGAIRYCDRCQVIKPDRCHHCSACDMCVLKMDHHCPWVNNCVGFSNYKFFILFLAYSLVYCLFIAATVLQYFIKFWTLCRRKSAENCPKNELPDTHAKFHVLFLFFVAAMFCISILSLFSYHLWLVGKNRSTIEAFRAPVFRTGSDKNGFSLGFRKNIAQVFGDQKKYWLLPVFTSQGDGLTFPTRLVNADVEQAAVTLQPEPNKRAAEVPVSPVSPVSESQNRLLSNDQHANNIGDHQADSTLKSADSETITISMESES; the protein is encoded by the exons ATGGCGCCCACACACGTACTGAGATGCTGTCAACGGGGTTTAGCATGGATACCTGTGATTTTTATCGCCCTGGTCGTCTGCTGGTCGTATTATGCTTATGTGGTGGAGCTTTGTATAT TCACCATCCCCAGTATAGGAGAGCAAA TTGTCTACCTGATCTTCTTCCACCTCTTTTTCGTCATGTTTGTATGGTCTTACTGGAAGACCATCTTCTCTCAGCCTGCCAACCCTTCCAAAGAG TTCTGCCTGCCCAAGGCTGAGAAGGAGCGTTATGAGAAGGAAGAGAGGCCAGAGTCCCAGCAAGAGATTCTATGGAGAGCTGCCACCAGTCTGCCTCTGTATACCCGCACGGGAGCCGGAG CGATCCGTTACTGTGACCGCTGTCAAGTTATCAAGCCAGACCGGTGTCATCATTGCTCCGCGTGTGACAT GTGTGTGCTGAAGATGGACCACCATTGTCCCTG GGTGAACAACTGTGTCGGATTCTCCAACTACAAGTTTTTCATCCTCTTCCTGGCTTACTCGCTGGTGTACTGTTTGTTCATTGCAGCCACCGTACTGCAATATTTCATAAAGTTCTGGACA CTTTGCCGGAGGAAATCGGCAGAGAACTGCCCAAAG AATGAGCTGCCAGACACTCACGCCAAATTCcatgttttgtttctgttttttgtggCGGCCATGTTCTGCATCAGTATTCTGTCCCTCTTCAGCTACCACCTGTGGCTTGTAGGGAAGAACAGGTCCACTATAG AGGCGTTCAGAGCACCGGTCTTTAGGACAGGCTCTGATAAGAACGGCTTCTCTCTGGGTTTCCGGAAGAATATCGCTCAGGTTTTTGGAGACCAGAAGAAGTACTGGCTGCTGCCCGTCTTCACCAG TCAGGGAGATGGTCTGACGTTCCCGACGCGGCTGGTCAACGCTGATGTAGAGCAGGCCGCGGTGACCCTGCAGCCGGAGCCCAATAAAAG AGCTGCTGAAGTCCCTGTGAGCCCTGTGAGCCCCGTCAGCGAGTCACAGAACCGCCTCCTGAGCAACGACCAGCATGCCAACAACATTGGAGACCATCAGGCTGATAGCACCCTCAAATCAG CTGATAGTGAAACCATTACAATCTCCATGGAGAGCGAGTCCTAA
- the LOC120552229 gene encoding arylamine N-acetyltransferase, pineal gland isozyme NAT-10-like — MTSVEMLAERYLSRIGFAGPAEPSLEVLRSVHTCHLLSVPFENLTVHSGGRVHLDLPLLYDKIVNQRRGGFCFENNGLFSWLLSKLGFRVTLLSGQVKNMITGCYGPPFDHLVLMVSLDGQRWLCDVGFGAPCFSAPLSLETSEPQEQGHRVYRITKHMGMHFLEWQRDENRGADGDWTEIYKFTLEPRCREDFAEMCQYHQSSPSSIFFCKSLCTVLKNGGRLTYMGRRLTSTTFPTKGTGEVLRTTTRELKDEEIPGILAEEFGVVLNSPLIPKDETITPPPVMY; from the coding sequence ATGACTTCCGTTGAGATGCTGGCGGAGCGATACTTGTCGCGCATAGGGTTTGCTGGCCCGGCTGAGCCGAGCCTGGAGGTGCTGCGGTCGGTTCATACCTGTCACCTGCTCTCGGTGCCGTTTGAAAACCTGACGGTACACAGCGGCGGGCGAGTTCACCTCGACCTTCCTCTTCTGTACGACAAGATAGTGAACCAGCGCCGAGGCGGCTTCTGCTTTGAGAACAACGGTCTTTTCTCCTGGCTGCTGTCAAAGCTGGGCTTTCGGGTGACTCTGCTCTCTGGTCAGGTGAAGAATATGATCACGGGCTGCTACGGGCCACCCTTCGACCATTTGGTCCTCATGGTGAGCCTTGATGGGCAGCGCTGGCTATGCGACGTCGGGTTCGGAGCCCCCTGCTTCAGTGCCCCTCTTTCACTTGAGACCAGCGAGCCCCAGGAGCAGGGCCACCGAGTGTACCGCATCACAAAGCACATGGGGATGCATTTTCTGGAGTGGCAGCGGGACGAGAACAGAGGTGCAGATGGAGACTGGACAGAAATCTACAAGTTCACCCTTGAACCCCGGTGTCGGGAGGACTTTGCTGAAATGTGCCAGTACCACCAGAGCTCCCCCAGCTCCATCTTCTTCTGCAAGTCCCTCTGCACGGTTTTAAAAAATGGTGGAAGGCTCACCTACATGGGCCGCAGACTGACCAGCACCACATTTCCAACAAAGGGAACAGGGGAAGTGTTGCGAACCACAACCAGGGAACTTAAAGATGAGGAGATACCTGGTATTCTAGCAGAGGAATTTGGAGTTGTACTAAATTCTCCACTTATACCAAAGGATGAGACAATCACACCACCGCCAGTCATGTACTGA